From Bradyrhizobium erythrophlei:
TCCGCCGGAGCCTGTCATCGGGCGCGCATTCGCGCGACCCGTTGGCGGACGATGACGCAGGTTGCGGGCCTCCCCGGTTGTTCTAAGGTGCCGGCATGAGCCAGCACACCGCCGAAGAAACCGTTCGCCGCGCTACTGCCGCCTTCAATGCCGGCCAGCGCGACGAGGCGCGCAAGGTCTGCGAACAGGGATTGAGCCGCGCGCCCGGCGATCCCATGCTCAGCCATCTCCTGGCCGCCGTGCTGTTTTCGCAAGGCGAGATCGGTGCCGCGCGCGGCCATGTCGAGACCAGTCTCGCCAACCGACCCGGCAATGCCGCAGCCCATCTGCTCGCCGCGCGGATCGCCCGCGCCACCGGCGATTTTAACGGCGCGCTCGATCATCTCGATCGCGCGATCGCGCTGGCGCCGCAGCGGGAGGCGTTTGTCGAAAAGGCCCGCACGCTGGATCAGGCAAGTCTTCACCAGTCAAGCTTGCGGCCACAGGCGCGCGAGGCATGGCAAGCGATTCTGAAAGTGGTGCCGCGGAATGCCGAGGCCGCGGCGCGATTGGGACGGCTGGCGTGGGAGGATGGCGACCACACCCTCGCGGCATCGCTGCTCGAACGCGCGGTCGCGGGTGATGCTCCCGCGTCGGCATGGTTCGATCTCGGACTGGTCCAGCAGGATTTGCACGACTACAACAGAGCCGCCGCGGCCTACCGCACGGCGCTGGAGAAGAAGCCCGACCATGCCGAGGCTGCGCTCAATCTCGGCACCGTGCTGCAGGAAAAAAGCGATCTCGACGGAGCGATG
This genomic window contains:
- a CDS encoding tetratricopeptide repeat protein, producing the protein MSQHTAEETVRRATAAFNAGQRDEARKVCEQGLSRAPGDPMLSHLLAAVLFSQGEIGAARGHVETSLANRPGNAAAHLLAARIARATGDFNGALDHLDRAIALAPQREAFVEKARTLDQASLHQSSLRPQAREAWQAILKVVPRNAEAAARLGRLAWEDGDHTLAASLLERAVAGDAPASAWFDLGLVQQDLHDYNRAAAAYRTALEKKPDHAEAALNLGTVLQEKSDLDGAMAAYAAAYRLRPAMFGSIAMALTSAPHGRLWLDEAALRRSLGG